The Nocardioides panzhihuensis genome has a segment encoding these proteins:
- a CDS encoding maleylpyruvate isomerase family mycothiol-dependent enzyme encodes MTILIGTTPRRTFDDSRRWIAEGTALLTDGIDRLGPADPSTGSGHRFDGDSQLPGWTRKHLIGHVAANADALGNLVSWAETGAEKRMYASPEQRNADIEEAATRPADELRAWYLRGAEELDEAMDRLTPEQWEHEVITAQLVTRKASDVPWMRAREVFVHAVDLGVGITFADMPEDFLLALADDIRTKRALSDDDLRGVTGPLPGVAAWLAGRPHGMADAPELGPWL; translated from the coding sequence ATGACCATCCTGATCGGCACCACCCCGAGGCGTACGTTCGACGACTCCCGCCGCTGGATCGCCGAGGGCACCGCCCTGCTGACCGACGGCATCGACCGGCTCGGTCCAGCCGACCCTTCGACAGGCTCAGGACATCGCTTCGACGGCGACTCGCAGCTGCCGGGCTGGACCCGCAAGCACCTGATCGGCCACGTCGCCGCCAACGCCGACGCCCTCGGCAACCTGGTCTCCTGGGCCGAGACGGGCGCGGAGAAGCGGATGTACGCCTCGCCGGAGCAGCGCAACGCCGACATCGAGGAGGCCGCGACGCGACCGGCCGACGAGCTCCGGGCGTGGTATCTCCGCGGCGCCGAGGAGCTCGACGAGGCCATGGACCGGCTGACCCCCGAGCAGTGGGAGCACGAGGTGATCACCGCGCAGCTCGTCACCAGGAAGGCCAGCGACGTCCCGTGGATGCGTGCTCGGGAGGTCTTCGTCCATGCCGTCGACCTCGGCGTCGGCATCACCTTCGCGGACATGCCTGAGGACTTCCTGCTCGCTCTCGCCGACGACATCCGCACGAAGCGAGCTCTCTCCGACGACGACCTGCGCGGCGTCACGGGGCCGCTGCCCGGGGTCGCCGCCTGGCTCGCCGGGCGGCCGCACGGTATGGCCGACGCACCGGAGCTCGGGCCCTGGCTGTGA
- the sigJ gene encoding RNA polymerase sigma factor SigJ: protein MIDMDDLGEAMVERRRLIALAYRLLGTLEEAEDAVQETYLRWYRLSEDERAAIDNPAGWLSRVASRVCLDVLKSARSRRERYVGPWLPEPVRPGFLAAPEDPADRATLDDTVSTALLVVLDAMTPAERVAFVLHDIFAVPFGDIAGVVGRSPAAVRQLAASARRRVAEQRGAVAPLPEHDDVVRAFVSATSGGDLGRLVTLLDPSVTLRSDGGGRVSAARNPIEGPEKVARFLLGVLTKRPTWTIRAEATADGLGFTLVEDGTHRGVANLRVVGGRVTDVWIVLNPDKLGGWR, encoded by the coding sequence ATGATCGACATGGACGACCTGGGCGAGGCGATGGTCGAGCGTCGACGCCTGATCGCGCTCGCGTACCGGCTGCTCGGCACGCTCGAGGAGGCCGAGGACGCGGTCCAGGAGACCTACCTGCGGTGGTACCGCCTCTCCGAGGACGAACGAGCGGCGATCGACAACCCCGCCGGCTGGTTGAGCCGCGTTGCCAGCAGGGTCTGTCTCGACGTACTCAAGTCGGCGCGTTCGCGCCGAGAGAGGTACGTCGGGCCCTGGCTGCCCGAGCCGGTCCGGCCGGGGTTCCTCGCCGCACCCGAGGATCCGGCCGACCGGGCGACCCTGGACGACACGGTGAGCACGGCGCTGCTCGTCGTGCTCGATGCGATGACCCCGGCCGAGCGGGTCGCGTTCGTGCTCCACGACATCTTCGCCGTCCCGTTCGGGGACATCGCCGGGGTGGTCGGCCGCTCCCCGGCGGCGGTGCGCCAGCTCGCCGCCTCGGCGCGACGCCGGGTGGCCGAGCAACGGGGTGCGGTCGCCCCGCTGCCGGAGCACGACGACGTCGTCCGTGCCTTCGTCTCGGCGACCTCCGGAGGCGACCTCGGCCGGTTGGTGACGCTGCTGGATCCGTCGGTCACGCTCCGCTCCGACGGTGGCGGCCGGGTCAGCGCGGCCCGCAACCCGATCGAGGGACCGGAGAAGGTGGCCCGGTTCCTGCTGGGTGTGCTGACGAAGCGGCCGACCTGGACGATCCGCGCGGAGGCCACCGCCGACGGCCTCGGGTTCACGCTCGTCGAGGACGGCACTCACCGCGGCGTCGCCAACCTACGGGTCGTCGGCGGTCGCGTCACCGATGTCTGGATCGTCCTCAACCCGGACAAGCTCGGCGGCTGGCGCTGA
- a CDS encoding carboxymuconolactone decarboxylase family protein → MLAHVNLTKLFPAAYQAQMAVEEAVEEAITAAGLDRLTVDLVKLRASQINGCAFCLRMHTQDALKNGETTDRLALVAAWWESQYFTPEEQAALTIAEQITRIGDLHTAAAPKVDVESILDAKQIAALTWVAISINSWNRIAISSHYPVAP, encoded by the coding sequence ATGCTCGCCCACGTGAACCTCACCAAGCTGTTCCCCGCTGCGTACCAGGCCCAGATGGCCGTCGAGGAGGCGGTCGAGGAGGCCATCACCGCCGCCGGACTCGACCGGCTCACCGTCGACCTCGTCAAGCTCCGCGCCTCCCAGATCAACGGCTGCGCCTTCTGCCTGCGGATGCACACCCAGGACGCCCTCAAGAACGGCGAGACGACCGACCGCCTCGCCCTCGTCGCCGCCTGGTGGGAGTCGCAGTACTTCACCCCGGAGGAGCAGGCCGCACTCACCATCGCCGAGCAGATCACCCGCATCGGCGACCTGCACACCGCGGCCGCCCCGAAGGTCGACGTCGAGAGCATCCTGGACGCCAAGCAGATCGCCGCCCTGACCTGGGTCGCGATCTCGATCAACTCCTGGAACCGGATCGCGATCTCCAGCCACTACCCCGTCGCTCCCTGA
- a CDS encoding endonuclease/exonuclease/phosphatase family protein encodes MSPNAPFASGSASDGPDRIDKRWRAGAVAVALCGVLAAGISFLVPMTATAGPTVKVAQAEPVQPGFQRFGWLNAWADHHTAPGGSAAGRLDGVPRMRIVVGHLRRTLTDFGVLAEVETRQREAFESFGREFALVSTPDPTDDAVFYRRSVFRLVSKDTVTMYYRDGARVSAPVVVLEERSSGQRVGVLPVHFPASLPSIPEQKRWRDLNALIVKDVVARAEVPMVVAGDFNQRNDILCDLTSPGTGLVSPLATYDRCAAAPRAPIDQAFLSSSLRPDRYRVYSGPSARRATDHGAFYQVRVRIPDSV; translated from the coding sequence GTGTCCCCCAACGCACCGTTCGCCTCGGGCTCCGCTTCGGACGGACCCGACCGGATCGACAAACGATGGCGCGCCGGCGCCGTCGCCGTCGCCCTGTGCGGCGTTCTCGCTGCCGGGATCAGCTTCCTCGTGCCGATGACCGCGACGGCAGGTCCGACCGTCAAGGTCGCCCAGGCCGAACCGGTCCAGCCAGGCTTCCAGCGCTTCGGCTGGCTCAACGCCTGGGCCGACCACCACACGGCACCCGGAGGTTCTGCTGCCGGCCGGCTCGACGGGGTGCCGCGGATGCGGATCGTGGTGGGTCACCTGCGGCGTACGCTCACCGACTTCGGGGTGCTCGCCGAGGTGGAGACTCGACAGCGGGAGGCCTTCGAGTCCTTCGGCAGGGAGTTCGCCCTCGTCTCCACCCCGGATCCGACCGACGACGCGGTCTTCTACCGCCGCTCGGTCTTCCGGCTGGTCAGCAAGGACACGGTCACCATGTACTACCGCGACGGCGCACGCGTCAGCGCGCCGGTCGTGGTGCTGGAGGAGCGCTCCTCGGGTCAGCGCGTCGGGGTCCTGCCAGTGCACTTCCCGGCGAGCCTTCCCTCGATCCCCGAGCAGAAGAGGTGGCGCGACCTGAACGCCCTGATCGTCAAGGACGTGGTGGCGCGCGCCGAGGTGCCGATGGTCGTCGCGGGTGACTTCAACCAGCGCAACGACATCCTGTGCGACCTCACCTCGCCCGGGACCGGCCTGGTGAGCCCGCTCGCGACGTACGACAGGTGCGCCGCCGCCCCGCGGGCGCCGATCGACCAGGCGTTCCTCAGCTCGTCGCTGCGACCCGACCGCTACCGGGTCTACTCCGGCCCGTCGGCCCGCCGGGCCACCGACCACGGCGCGTTCTACCAGGTCAGGGTGCGGATCCCCGACAGCGTCTGA
- a CDS encoding alanine racemase, translating into MDDHVTWADKGFWEPAEAVDLTAYATSGRNLFDGSFTWPVMALKKRALEHNIATLAAFAEEHDLLLAPHGKTTMAPSLHRRQLDAGAWAITVASPSQALVARHAGVRRVLVANEILDHSALSWVASERAADPEFLHLHWVDSPEGVEAAAEASALVGDEDRPLAVLIDLGFPGGRTGCRSVEAAVELARVVDSTPGVLLAGVAGYEGGLRTPAAVGDYFDRLKELASTLFTEGLVAAGAIVSAGGSSFFDVLAERWAAGWPDGMTPRKVLRSGAYVSHDHGLYAGTTPFNRIEGSLEPAIEIWAQVLSAPEEGLVIVGMGRRDAPYDNGLPVPLAVRRNGGDGGPEELEGTVEKLGDQHAFLRTDAGLRPGDLVGFGISHPCTVFDKWRLIPVVDLDYTVTDLVRTYF; encoded by the coding sequence ATGGATGATCACGTGACCTGGGCGGACAAGGGCTTCTGGGAGCCAGCAGAAGCCGTCGATCTCACTGCGTACGCAACCTCTGGCCGCAATCTCTTCGACGGCTCGTTCACCTGGCCGGTGATGGCTCTCAAGAAGAGGGCGCTGGAGCACAACATCGCGACCCTCGCCGCCTTCGCGGAGGAGCACGACCTGCTGCTCGCCCCGCACGGCAAGACCACGATGGCGCCCTCGCTCCATCGGCGACAGCTGGACGCCGGCGCGTGGGCGATCACGGTTGCCTCACCCAGCCAGGCCCTGGTCGCCCGCCACGCCGGCGTACGCCGGGTCCTGGTCGCCAACGAGATCCTGGACCACAGCGCGCTGAGCTGGGTCGCCTCCGAGCGTGCGGCCGATCCGGAGTTCCTCCACCTGCACTGGGTCGACTCGCCCGAGGGCGTCGAGGCCGCGGCGGAGGCTTCGGCCCTGGTGGGCGACGAGGACCGGCCGCTGGCGGTGCTGATCGACCTGGGCTTCCCCGGCGGGCGCACCGGGTGCCGCTCCGTCGAGGCGGCCGTGGAGCTCGCGCGGGTGGTGGACTCCACGCCGGGCGTACTCCTGGCCGGTGTGGCCGGCTACGAGGGCGGGCTGAGGACGCCGGCGGCTGTCGGTGACTACTTCGACCGGCTCAAGGAGCTCGCCTCGACCCTGTTCACCGAGGGTCTGGTCGCTGCCGGTGCGATCGTCTCCGCAGGTGGGAGCTCGTTCTTCGACGTGCTCGCCGAGCGCTGGGCGGCGGGGTGGCCGGACGGGATGACGCCTCGCAAGGTCCTGCGCAGCGGTGCCTACGTCTCCCACGACCACGGCCTCTACGCCGGCACGACGCCCTTCAACCGGATCGAGGGGAGCCTCGAACCGGCCATCGAGATCTGGGCCCAGGTGCTCTCGGCCCCCGAGGAGGGGCTGGTGATCGTGGGCATGGGTAGGCGGGACGCGCCCTATGACAACGGACTGCCCGTCCCGCTCGCCGTGCGGCGCAACGGCGGCGACGGCGGCCCCGAGGAGCTCGAGGGCACCGTGGAGAAGCTGGGCGACCAGCACGCCTTCCTGCGCACCGACGCCGGGCTCCGGCCGGGCGACCTGGTCGGGTTCGGGATCTCCCACCCGTGCACGGTATTCGACAAGTGGCGGCTGATCCCGGTCGTGGACCTCGACTACACCGTGACCGACCTGGTCCGGACCTACTTCTGA
- a CDS encoding TetR/AcrR family transcriptional regulator translates to MANLRAAQRAMTRQLLLDAAMDRFVASGYAATTIDEIASAAGTTRVTFYAYFGSKSEVIKALIAERLEDELAQLRSPQIADAVAAGTREQLGAWIRQAVAQWPRARPIVTIARAAQAVDPDLTHFVDAWTDETIEDVSAGLDKAGRFDADSRRLRGALAVGQLDYLFQRWADGFWGVEQDRMCELVTESWFMLLGDPA, encoded by the coding sequence ATGGCCAACCTCCGCGCAGCCCAGAGGGCGATGACTCGCCAGCTCCTGCTGGATGCGGCGATGGACCGGTTCGTCGCGAGCGGCTACGCGGCCACGACGATCGACGAGATCGCCTCGGCGGCCGGCACCACCCGGGTGACGTTCTATGCCTACTTCGGCTCGAAGTCCGAGGTCATCAAGGCCTTGATCGCCGAGCGCCTCGAGGATGAGCTGGCTCAGCTCCGCTCTCCACAGATCGCCGATGCGGTGGCGGCCGGCACCCGCGAGCAGCTGGGTGCCTGGATCCGGCAGGCCGTGGCCCAGTGGCCGAGGGCGCGTCCGATCGTCACGATCGCCCGGGCCGCCCAGGCCGTCGATCCCGATCTCACCCACTTCGTCGACGCGTGGACGGACGAGACGATCGAGGACGTCAGCGCGGGTCTGGACAAGGCGGGCCGGTTCGACGCCGACAGCCGTCGGCTGCGCGGCGCCCTGGCGGTCGGCCAGCTCGACTACCTGTTCCAGCGGTGGGCCGACGGGTTCTGGGGTGTCGAGCAGGACCGTATGTGCGAGCTGGTCACCGAGAGCTGGTTCATGCTGCTGGGCGACCCGGCCTGA
- a CDS encoding amino acid deaminase/aldolase — protein MVKPSIQRSHHLSAQQHERLDRATACLDGPVGVVDLQAFDANTDDLVRRAAGTPIRVASKSVRCRALIDRVLAREGYEGILAFTLAEALWLAETHYDIVIGYPTADRAGLAALAKDEEKLARITLMVDSAEGLALIKAAIGTPAAPVRVAIDLDAALVVAHRIWLGARRSPIRTPEEAVALARIVTEDPAFQLVGLMAYEGQVAGTVDRPLGGNPPAAVIRRMKKAAIAEIAERRGKIVAAVRSLADLEFVNGGGTGSIESTRADLSVTEIAAGSGLYGPTLFDRYDAFTPHPAAYFGLSVVRRPAAGIVTVAGGGWIASGPPGHDRVPTPTYPFGLEYVGTEGAGEVQTPLRGHAADQLAIGDKVWFRHAKAGEVCERLDVLQLIEGDSIITVAPTYRGEGQTFL, from the coding sequence GTGGTTAAGCCCTCTATTCAACGCTCCCACCATCTCTCGGCCCAGCAGCACGAACGGCTCGACCGCGCGACCGCCTGCCTCGACGGGCCCGTCGGCGTGGTTGACCTGCAGGCGTTCGACGCCAACACCGACGACCTGGTGCGCCGCGCCGCGGGCACCCCGATCAGAGTCGCGAGCAAGTCCGTACGCTGCCGGGCGCTGATCGACCGTGTGCTCGCCCGCGAGGGATACGAGGGGATCCTGGCGTTCACGCTGGCCGAGGCGCTGTGGCTGGCCGAGACGCACTACGACATCGTGATCGGCTATCCGACCGCGGACCGCGCCGGGCTCGCCGCCCTCGCGAAGGACGAGGAGAAGCTCGCCCGGATCACGCTGATGGTCGACAGCGCCGAGGGGTTGGCGTTGATCAAGGCAGCGATCGGCACTCCGGCCGCGCCCGTACGCGTCGCCATCGACCTCGACGCCGCCCTGGTCGTCGCGCACCGCATCTGGCTGGGTGCCCGCCGCTCTCCGATTCGCACGCCTGAGGAGGCTGTCGCCCTCGCCCGGATCGTCACCGAGGACCCGGCCTTCCAGCTGGTCGGGCTGATGGCCTACGAGGGTCAGGTCGCCGGCACCGTCGACCGCCCGCTCGGCGGTAACCCGCCCGCGGCCGTCATCAGAAGGATGAAGAAGGCCGCCATCGCCGAGATCGCCGAGCGCCGCGGAAAGATCGTCGCAGCCGTACGCTCGCTGGCCGACCTCGAGTTCGTCAACGGCGGCGGCACGGGCTCGATCGAGTCCACTCGCGCCGACCTCTCGGTGACCGAGATCGCGGCCGGGTCCGGGCTCTACGGTCCGACCCTCTTCGACCGCTACGACGCCTTCACACCCCATCCGGCGGCCTACTTCGGGCTGAGCGTCGTCCGGCGCCCCGCGGCCGGCATCGTCACCGTCGCCGGTGGCGGCTGGATCGCCTCCGGCCCGCCCGGGCACGACCGGGTCCCGACCCCGACCTACCCCTTCGGGCTGGAGTACGTCGGAACCGAAGGCGCCGGGGAGGTCCAGACGCCGCTGCGCGGGCATGCCGCCGACCAGCTCGCGATCGGAGACAAGGTCTGGTTCCGCCACGCGAAGGCCGGTGAGGTCTGCGAGCGGCTCGACGTCCTCCAGCTGATCGAGGGCGACTCGATCATCACCGTCGCGCCGACCTACCGCGGCGAGGGTCAGACGTTCCTGTGA
- a CDS encoding D-arabinono-1,4-lactone oxidase, which yields MSGVSVVSEWRNWAGNQATDPIEVVAPRDEAELAAVVVAAAEAGRKVRPIGAGHSFTAIGSPVDVQVSLDRLTGIVRADSTTGLVTVRGGTRLKVLNRSLEALGLSMTNLGDIEEQSISGAISTGTHGTGARFGGLATQVRGLRLLLADGSVVSCSAAENPEIFDLARVGLGALGIVVEVTLQTEPLFALNAREGNDELAEVMASFDTHASETDHFEFYWFPHTTRVLTKHNTRLPLPETSLEPVGRVRGWFDDELLSNTAFGATVGLGLRVPGLVKPLARFAASARSPREFTDISYRVFTSQRRVRFVESEYAVPRAAGMEVLAALQRAVEASSWNISFPVEVRVAAADDIPLSTGFERENVYIAIHTAPSSPWREEYFAAFERIAGEVGGRPHWGKMHTLSAADLAERYPRFGDFVALRDKLDPSRIFGNPHLEQVLGS from the coding sequence GTGAGTGGCGTGAGTGTCGTGAGCGAGTGGCGGAACTGGGCAGGAAACCAGGCGACGGACCCGATCGAGGTCGTCGCGCCTCGTGACGAGGCAGAGCTCGCTGCCGTCGTCGTGGCCGCCGCGGAGGCCGGACGGAAGGTGCGACCGATCGGCGCGGGACACTCGTTCACCGCGATCGGGTCCCCGGTCGACGTCCAGGTCAGCCTGGACCGGCTCACCGGGATCGTGCGCGCCGACTCGACGACCGGCCTGGTGACGGTGCGCGGCGGCACCCGGCTCAAGGTCCTCAACCGCTCGCTCGAGGCGCTCGGGCTCTCGATGACCAACCTCGGCGACATCGAGGAGCAGTCGATATCGGGGGCGATCTCGACCGGCACCCACGGCACCGGTGCGCGATTCGGCGGCCTGGCGACCCAGGTACGCGGCCTGCGGCTGCTCCTCGCCGACGGCTCCGTGGTCTCCTGCTCGGCGGCGGAGAACCCGGAGATCTTCGACCTCGCCCGCGTGGGGCTCGGCGCGCTCGGGATCGTCGTCGAGGTCACGCTCCAGACCGAGCCGCTCTTCGCGCTCAACGCGCGCGAGGGCAACGACGAGCTCGCCGAGGTGATGGCCTCCTTCGACACCCATGCGTCGGAGACCGATCATTTCGAGTTCTACTGGTTCCCGCACACGACCCGGGTCCTGACCAAGCACAACACCCGGCTGCCGCTCCCCGAGACCTCGCTGGAGCCGGTGGGTCGGGTCCGCGGTTGGTTCGACGACGAGCTCCTCTCCAACACGGCCTTCGGAGCGACCGTCGGGCTCGGTCTCCGGGTCCCCGGCCTGGTCAAGCCGCTGGCTCGCTTCGCCGCCTCCGCGCGCTCGCCGCGCGAGTTCACCGACATCTCCTACCGGGTCTTCACCTCGCAGCGGAGGGTGCGGTTCGTGGAGAGCGAGTACGCCGTTCCGCGTGCCGCCGGGATGGAGGTCCTCGCGGCGCTGCAGCGTGCGGTCGAGGCGTCCTCGTGGAACATCTCCTTCCCGGTCGAGGTCCGGGTCGCGGCCGCCGACGACATCCCGCTGTCCACCGGGTTCGAGCGCGAGAACGTCTACATCGCCATCCACACCGCGCCCTCCTCGCCGTGGCGCGAGGAGTACTTCGCGGCCTTCGAGCGCATCGCCGGCGAGGTCGGCGGCCGCCCGCACTGGGGCAAGATGCACACGCTCTCCGCCGCTGACCTGGCCGAACGCTATCCGCGGTTCGGTGACTTCGTCGCGTTGCGCGACAAGCTCGATCCGTCGCGGATCTTCGGCAACCCCCACCTCGAGCAGGTCCTCGGCTCCTGA
- a CDS encoding acyltransferase family protein, with protein sequence MPEPPRPQRIAEIHGLRGLALALVVIFHLFGNGRVSGGVDVFLALTGFLVTRSLVRRVTSSDLRVAEHYGRTFLRLSAPMLVVLAGTAVLMVVVMPRSTWASTLREIAASATYVLNWEMIRNQLAYGAAGPSASPLQHFWSLSVQGQFLLVWPVVVLVAWRLARARVQLVLTLAVAVATIASFVFAWRLGAADQQVAYFHTWARFWELGLGALLALGLDRLRPPGPARPVLAWLGLLLVASSGLVLDGAALFPGPWALWPVGGALLVVIGSGSAVPWGPQRLLGLRPLRFVADISFPLYLWHWPLLIAWLSWTYATRTTLLAAVVVLSASVVMAWLTHRFVERPVARIGAPFTGMVRLVTVPLVLGVVAGGTLAVTAEVERQDAARKAAAVEAAERYAGCIGAAALDPALAECERPADLIDASLGYQAPDGSACWSNKERPVALKVCTLGPKTGYTRRLLAVGDSHNHQLVPAYRAIAERRGWRIDVAGRAGCHWNARDRVGTPAASVELCDRWKEELAAYIAEEEVDAYVVVHSSLVNVKASRGESEIEALSRGMADAWATRPDPSVPVIAVQDSPIFEPSGALFARVVQACIDDHGLAAAVECARSRDEVVRDDGSLAATRLATNAHHVDLTSYFCGEKRCSPVVGNLEVYLDGVHVSPLYAETLAPYLGERIAKILR encoded by the coding sequence ATGCCGGAGCCGCCCCGACCTCAGCGCATAGCCGAGATCCACGGGCTCCGGGGGCTGGCGCTGGCCCTCGTGGTGATCTTCCACCTCTTCGGAAACGGCCGCGTCTCCGGCGGCGTCGACGTCTTCCTCGCGCTGACCGGGTTCCTGGTGACCCGGTCGCTGGTCCGTCGGGTCACCTCCTCCGACCTGCGGGTCGCCGAGCACTACGGGCGTACGTTCCTGCGGCTCTCGGCTCCCATGCTGGTCGTGCTCGCGGGGACGGCGGTGCTGATGGTGGTGGTCATGCCTCGGTCGACGTGGGCCTCGACGTTGCGGGAGATCGCTGCGTCCGCGACGTACGTCCTGAACTGGGAGATGATCCGGAACCAGCTCGCCTACGGGGCGGCCGGGCCGAGTGCCAGCCCGCTGCAGCACTTCTGGTCGCTCTCGGTGCAGGGGCAGTTCCTGCTGGTCTGGCCGGTGGTCGTGCTGGTGGCCTGGCGTCTGGCACGGGCCCGGGTCCAGCTCGTACTGACGCTCGCCGTGGCGGTGGCGACGATCGCCTCGTTCGTCTTCGCCTGGCGGCTCGGCGCGGCCGACCAGCAGGTCGCCTACTTCCACACCTGGGCGCGTTTCTGGGAGCTCGGTCTGGGGGCGCTGCTCGCCCTCGGGCTCGACCGTCTCCGCCCACCCGGCCCAGCGCGCCCGGTGCTCGCCTGGCTCGGGCTGCTGCTCGTCGCGAGCTCGGGGCTCGTGCTCGACGGCGCGGCCCTCTTCCCCGGCCCGTGGGCACTGTGGCCGGTCGGTGGCGCACTGCTGGTCGTGATCGGCTCGGGGTCGGCGGTGCCGTGGGGACCTCAGCGCCTCCTCGGGCTCAGACCCCTGCGGTTCGTCGCGGACATCTCCTTCCCGCTCTATCTGTGGCACTGGCCGCTGCTGATCGCCTGGCTGAGCTGGACCTACGCGACCCGGACCACGCTCCTGGCGGCGGTGGTCGTGCTCTCCGCGTCCGTGGTCATGGCCTGGCTGACCCACCGCTTCGTCGAGCGGCCGGTGGCGCGGATCGGGGCGCCGTTCACCGGCATGGTGCGGCTCGTGACGGTCCCTCTCGTGCTCGGTGTGGTCGCGGGCGGCACGCTGGCGGTCACCGCCGAGGTGGAGCGCCAGGACGCCGCCCGGAAGGCTGCTGCGGTCGAGGCCGCGGAGCGATACGCGGGCTGCATCGGTGCCGCGGCGCTCGACCCCGCGCTCGCAGAGTGTGAACGCCCGGCCGACCTGATCGATGCGAGTCTGGGCTACCAGGCACCGGACGGGTCGGCATGCTGGTCCAACAAGGAACGACCGGTCGCGTTGAAGGTGTGCACCCTCGGCCCGAAGACCGGCTACACCCGACGCCTGCTCGCCGTCGGCGACTCCCACAACCACCAGCTCGTGCCCGCCTACCGCGCGATCGCCGAGCGCCGCGGGTGGCGCATAGACGTGGCCGGCCGCGCCGGCTGCCACTGGAACGCCCGCGACCGTGTCGGCACACCGGCGGCGAGCGTCGAGCTGTGCGACCGGTGGAAGGAGGAGCTCGCGGCGTACATCGCCGAGGAGGAGGTCGATGCGTACGTCGTGGTCCACTCGAGCCTGGTGAACGTGAAGGCCTCGCGCGGCGAGAGCGAGATCGAGGCGCTCAGCCGCGGGATGGCGGACGCATGGGCCACCAGACCGGACCCGTCGGTGCCGGTGATCGCGGTCCAGGACTCACCCATCTTCGAGCCGAGCGGGGCCCTCTTCGCGCGCGTGGTCCAGGCGTGCATCGACGACCACGGGCTCGCGGCCGCGGTCGAGTGCGCGCGGAGCCGCGACGAGGTCGTACGCGACGACGGGAGCCTGGCTGCCACGCGGCTCGCCACGAACGCCCACCATGTCGACCTCACGTCCTACTTCTGCGGCGAGAAGCGATGCTCGCCTGTAGTCGGCAACCTGGAGGTCTATCTGGACGGCGTCCATGTCTCCCCGCTCTACGCCGAGACGCTGGCGCCCTATCTCGGCGAACGGATCGCGAAGATCCTGCGCTGA
- a CDS encoding MFS transporter produces MPALPVFLKTLIPPTPLSRRLATQSLLFAAGDGTFNTAAAFYLVAFVGLSPAQIGVGLTVAGIASFLTAYPMGKLADLIGPKRVWAISALISALMFATMPFIHGFWAYLCVIVVFEVVNNAGGAGRNAYVLDVLPEKERVETQAFMYSSLNLGFTIGALIAGIALAMDTDTVLKWGVPFFALALGVANSVWITRLPMAPHDERRAAGEIVEKLPGPGALRNVGWLLVTTFTGTLWSNQVLLHTVIPLWLVEYTDSPRWLLAWLFATNTVLCIILPAYTSKGVRNVRDALRRVWWSSAFFVAACAITLVTHDTRGFLTIFLVWVGHVAVTGAELAIGSASWAFQAELMDPDRRGEYQGVAGIGRQLGGAWAPALFTFLAMGWHPDFYSGAGWVVIAAIIVVAAAGMGPSTRMAVRFKQAHFPREDEQEPAAV; encoded by the coding sequence GTGCCCGCCCTGCCCGTCTTCCTCAAGACCCTGATCCCGCCGACGCCCTTGTCACGGCGGTTGGCGACGCAGTCGCTGCTCTTCGCGGCGGGGGACGGCACCTTCAACACGGCGGCCGCGTTCTACCTGGTCGCGTTCGTGGGTCTGAGCCCGGCGCAGATCGGTGTAGGCCTGACGGTGGCGGGGATCGCGTCGTTCCTCACCGCCTACCCGATGGGCAAGCTGGCCGACCTCATCGGCCCCAAGCGGGTCTGGGCGATCAGTGCGCTGATCAGCGCACTGATGTTCGCGACGATGCCGTTCATCCACGGCTTCTGGGCCTACCTGTGCGTCATCGTCGTCTTCGAGGTGGTCAACAACGCGGGCGGCGCGGGCCGGAATGCGTACGTCCTCGATGTCCTCCCCGAGAAGGAGCGGGTCGAGACCCAGGCGTTCATGTACTCCAGCCTCAACCTCGGCTTCACCATCGGCGCCCTGATCGCCGGTATCGCGCTCGCGATGGACACCGACACGGTCCTCAAGTGGGGCGTGCCGTTCTTCGCGCTGGCCCTCGGGGTCGCCAACTCGGTCTGGATCACTCGCCTGCCCATGGCTCCCCACGACGAGCGCCGCGCCGCGGGCGAGATCGTCGAGAAGCTGCCGGGGCCAGGCGCGCTGCGCAACGTCGGCTGGCTGCTGGTGACGACCTTCACCGGCACGCTGTGGTCCAACCAGGTGCTCCTGCACACCGTGATCCCGTTGTGGCTCGTCGAGTACACCGACTCGCCGCGCTGGCTCCTGGCCTGGCTCTTCGCGACCAACACGGTGCTGTGCATCATCCTTCCGGCCTACACCTCGAAGGGCGTCCGCAACGTCCGCGACGCGTTGCGGCGGGTGTGGTGGAGCAGTGCGTTCTTCGTCGCCGCGTGCGCGATCACGCTGGTCACCCACGACACCCGCGGGTTCCTCACCATCTTCCTGGTCTGGGTCGGCCATGTGGCCGTGACCGGCGCCGAGCTCGCCATCGGCTCCGCCTCGTGGGCGTTCCAGGCCGAGCTCATGGACCCCGACCGGCGTGGTGAGTACCAAGGCGTCGCCGGCATCGGCCGCCAGCTCGGCGGCGCGTGGGCCCCGGCGCTGTTCACGTTCCTCGCCATGGGCTGGCACCCCGACTTCTACAGCGGCGCCGGCTGGGTCGTCATCGCCGCCATCATCGTCGTCGCCGCGGCCGGCATGGGCCCGTCGACCCGGATGGCCGTACGTTTCAAGCAGGCCCACTTCCCGCGCGAGGACGAGCAGGAGCCGGCCGCCGTCTAG